Proteins found in one Miscanthus floridulus cultivar M001 chromosome 4, ASM1932011v1, whole genome shotgun sequence genomic segment:
- the LOC136551369 gene encoding probable indole-3-pyruvate monooxygenase YUCCA9 isoform X2: MAAADESAPAASRVVWVNGPIVVGAGPAGLSVASCLRARGVPCVVLDRADCIASLWQRRTYDRLRLHLPRHFCELPGMPFPDHYPEYPTKRQFVDYLNAYAERSGVQPRFNQAVTSARYDAAAGLWRVRAEDVSAVAAAEDAAATTEYIGRWLVVATGENAERIVPEFEGARDYAGPVSHVSEYKCGEAYRGKRVLVIGCGNSGMEVCLDLCDHNALPSMVVRDAVHVLPREMFGVATFSVAVFLLRFLPLWLVDAILVLLARLFLGDLDKLGIRRPPGGPLELKNARGRTPVLDIGALARIRSGHIQVVPGIKRFFRGGAELVDGRRVAADAVILATGYHSNVPQWLKGSDFFTEEGYPRVPFPHGWKGESGLYSVGFTRRGLSGVSSDAVKVAQDIAVEWEKQTSTR, encoded by the exons ATGGCAGCAGCAGACGAATCAGCGCCGGCGGCGAGCCGGGTGGTGTGGGTGAACGGGCCGATCGTGGTGGGCGCGGGTCCAGCGGGGCTCTCCGTGGCGTCGTGCCTGCGCGCGCGCGGGGTGCCCTGCGTCGTGCTGGACCGCGCCGACTGCATCGCGTCCCTGTGGCAGCGCCGCACCTACGACCGCCTCCGCCTGCACCTGCCGCGCCACTTCTGCGAGCTCCCGGGGATGCCGTTCCCGGACCACTACCCGGAGTACCCCACCAAGCGCCAGTTCGTCGACTACCTCAACGCCTACGCGGAACGGTCCGGCGTCCAGCCGCGGTTCAACCAGGCGGTCACGTCCGCGCGCTACGACGCCGCCGCGGGGCTCTGGCGGGTGCGCGCCGAGGACGTTagcgctgttgctgctgctgaggACGCCGCTGCGACGACCGAGTACATCGGCCGCTGGCTCGTCGTCGCCACGGGCGAGAACGCCGAGCGAATCGTCCCGGAGTTCGAGGGCGCGCGGGACTACGCGGGTCCTGTATCACACGTCTCCGAGTACAAGTGCGGCGAGGCCTACCGCGGCAAGCGCGTCCTCGTCATCGGTTGCGGGAACTCCGGCATGGAGGTCTGCCTCGACCTCTGCGACCACAATGCCCTCCCATCCATGGTCGTCAGGGACGCG GTGCACGTCCTGCCTAGGGAGATGTTCGGCGTGGCCACCTTCTCCGTCGCCGTCTTCCTCCTCCGCTTCCTGCCGCTCTGGCTGGTGGACGCCATCCTCGTCCTCCTAGCGCGCCTCTTCCTCGGCGACCTGGACAAGCTCGGCATCCGCCGCCCGCCCGGGGGCCCGCTCGAGCTCAAGAACGCCAGGGGCAGGACCCCCGTGCTCGACATCGGCGCGCTCGCCAGGATCCGCTCCGGACACATACAGGTCGTGCCGGGGATCAAGAGGTTCTTCCGCGGCGGCGCCGAGCTCGTCGACGGCCGACGCGTCGCCGCCGACGCGGTCATACTGGCCACCGGCTACCACAGCAACGTCCCTCAGTGGCTCAAG GGAAGTGATTTCTTCACCGAGGAAGGGTACCCAAGGGTGCCGTTCCCACACGGCTGGAAGGGGGAGTCAGGGCTCTACTCTGTTGGCTTCACCAGGAGAGGCCTCTCCGGCGTCTCCTCCGACGCTGTCAAGGTTGCGCAGGACATCGCCGTGGAATGGGAGAAGCAAACctccacaagatga
- the LOC136551369 gene encoding probable indole-3-pyruvate monooxygenase YUCCA9 isoform X1: MAAADESAPAASRVVWVNGPIVVGAGPAGLSVASCLRARGVPCVVLDRADCIASLWQRRTYDRLRLHLPRHFCELPGMPFPDHYPEYPTKRQFVDYLNAYAERSGVQPRFNQAVTSARYDAAAGLWRVRAEDVSAVAAAEDAAATTEYIGRWLVVATGENAERIVPEFEGARDYAGPVSHVSEYKCGEAYRGKRVLVIGCGNSGMEVCLDLCDHNALPSMVVRDAKVHVLPREMFGVATFSVAVFLLRFLPLWLVDAILVLLARLFLGDLDKLGIRRPPGGPLELKNARGRTPVLDIGALARIRSGHIQVVPGIKRFFRGGAELVDGRRVAADAVILATGYHSNVPQWLKGSDFFTEEGYPRVPFPHGWKGESGLYSVGFTRRGLSGVSSDAVKVAQDIAVEWEKQTSTR, from the exons ATGGCAGCAGCAGACGAATCAGCGCCGGCGGCGAGCCGGGTGGTGTGGGTGAACGGGCCGATCGTGGTGGGCGCGGGTCCAGCGGGGCTCTCCGTGGCGTCGTGCCTGCGCGCGCGCGGGGTGCCCTGCGTCGTGCTGGACCGCGCCGACTGCATCGCGTCCCTGTGGCAGCGCCGCACCTACGACCGCCTCCGCCTGCACCTGCCGCGCCACTTCTGCGAGCTCCCGGGGATGCCGTTCCCGGACCACTACCCGGAGTACCCCACCAAGCGCCAGTTCGTCGACTACCTCAACGCCTACGCGGAACGGTCCGGCGTCCAGCCGCGGTTCAACCAGGCGGTCACGTCCGCGCGCTACGACGCCGCCGCGGGGCTCTGGCGGGTGCGCGCCGAGGACGTTagcgctgttgctgctgctgaggACGCCGCTGCGACGACCGAGTACATCGGCCGCTGGCTCGTCGTCGCCACGGGCGAGAACGCCGAGCGAATCGTCCCGGAGTTCGAGGGCGCGCGGGACTACGCGGGTCCTGTATCACACGTCTCCGAGTACAAGTGCGGCGAGGCCTACCGCGGCAAGCGCGTCCTCGTCATCGGTTGCGGGAACTCCGGCATGGAGGTCTGCCTCGACCTCTGCGACCACAATGCCCTCCCATCCATGGTCGTCAGGGACGCG AAGGTGCACGTCCTGCCTAGGGAGATGTTCGGCGTGGCCACCTTCTCCGTCGCCGTCTTCCTCCTCCGCTTCCTGCCGCTCTGGCTGGTGGACGCCATCCTCGTCCTCCTAGCGCGCCTCTTCCTCGGCGACCTGGACAAGCTCGGCATCCGCCGCCCGCCCGGGGGCCCGCTCGAGCTCAAGAACGCCAGGGGCAGGACCCCCGTGCTCGACATCGGCGCGCTCGCCAGGATCCGCTCCGGACACATACAGGTCGTGCCGGGGATCAAGAGGTTCTTCCGCGGCGGCGCCGAGCTCGTCGACGGCCGACGCGTCGCCGCCGACGCGGTCATACTGGCCACCGGCTACCACAGCAACGTCCCTCAGTGGCTCAAG GGAAGTGATTTCTTCACCGAGGAAGGGTACCCAAGGGTGCCGTTCCCACACGGCTGGAAGGGGGAGTCAGGGCTCTACTCTGTTGGCTTCACCAGGAGAGGCCTCTCCGGCGTCTCCTCCGACGCTGTCAAGGTTGCGCAGGACATCGCCGTGGAATGGGAGAAGCAAACctccacaagatga